The following is a genomic window from Halodesulfovibrio sp..
GCTCCGGTGAATATCCGACTTTAAAATCCCTGCCAAACCGCATTCCTGATACATTTTCAAGAACAGGCACACACTTTTCTTCAGTAGCTCCCGGCCATACGGTCGACTCATAAACAACAACAGATCCACGCTGCATAAAAGAGGCAACGGTTCTGGTAGCCATAAGTAACGGTATTAAATCCGGCGTATGGTGCGCATCTATCGGTGTTGGAACCGCTATTATAAGCACACCTGCTTTTTCCAAAAGCTGCGGATCAGCAGTAAAATACGCAGTACTCTCTCTCAAAGCTTCTAGGGAGACCTCTCCGGTATGGTCATGACCACGACGCAGCTCATCTATCCGTTGTGCATGCTGGTCGTACCCGATGACTGAAAAATGTTTCGCCAAAGAAATAGCAAGAGGTAAACCGACATATCCTAGACCGATAACGGCAACAGGAACATCTCCAGACACAATCCGTTCAAAAGATACCATGTCTTCTCCTCGTTACCTGCTGGACTTAACCGCCTGTGTATGAAAAAACAGGCTCCATGCAGATCGATTGGAATTTACTACTTACAGCGCTGGGGCTTGCATTTGTTCTCGAAGGTCTTCCTTATGTCCTTTTTGCGGACAAGCTTCCTAAGTACTTACGTGAAATTGCAGAACGAGGTCCTAACGCATTGCGTTACATGGGCTTAACCGCCATTTCTGTCGGTGTTCTGCTTGTATGGCTTGTACGCCATTAGTCGCAACGTAACTAACCGCTACGACTTGCTCGCCTCTACGCGGCAGAGCTTTGTTGCTGCAAAACTATTGCGGCAGGCTTTGTTGCGCCTTCCAGCAGCTATTCAGCCTTCTTCTGTGCTACATGCAAATACACAATACCCGATGTCATCGGCTTGTAATACACACGGTCAAAACCGGCGTGTACCATTTCTGCACTCAGTTCAGAAGCTGTAGGGAACGCCATAATAGTATCTGCAAGATACTGGTATGCACCTGCATCACCGGAAAAAACTTTACCTATCGCCGGAAGAATTTTCTTCAGGTACAAATTATAAAATCCTTTCCATACCGGATGCTTACCCGTACCAAATTCTAGAATACACAATCTTCCGCCCGGCACAAGTACTCGATTAAGCTCTTTAAATGCTTGCTCGCGCGGAATAATATTTCGGATACCAAACGAAATTGTTGCACAATCTACGCTATTATCCGGTAACGGCAATGTTCTGCCGTCCGCATGTACAGGGAAAATACGCCTGTCACGCCCCTTGGTCAGCTTCTTACGACCAGTAGTCAGCATAGGACGACAATAATCCAGCGCAGCCACTTTTATTTGCGGGTACCGCCGTACAATTTCTAATGAGACATCCATTGTACCAGCGGCAAGATCGAGCATCAGCCCCGTCTTACCCGGTACTGTTGCCTTTACAAGCTGCTGCCGCCAGTAAAAATCCATCCCACCGCTAAGCAGATGGTTCAAAAAGTCATACCAACGGGCAATACGACTGAACATGCCGGAAACTTCGCGGGCATGTTCATTTGGTGAACATTGCATGTGCTACCAAGCCTATTCTTCGGTTTCCGTTTCGTCTTTACACACTGTAGAAGAAACAACTTCAAATACCGCAGGAAACACTTCACTGATATTAGAAGGTGAAACGCGGCCTGTCTCAATAAACTTTACCACAATTTCTTTAGTAACCTGTATTGCTTCTTTTTTTGCCTTATCCATATTCCACCTCTAGGCACTGCGAAAAAACTTCGCAACGTATAAATGATGAAAAACCCCCGCCCGTGGGGGAATGGTTTCAACCTACATAGATAAAAACCGGGCGGGGTCAAAAAGAAAGAAACCTGTTAAGCCACTCCCTTTTTCTCAACATGCCATATAACACTAAGATTTTAGAGAGTCGAGCGCCCACTGGTGCAGTTATCCTGTTTTTCCATTGCGAATTCTATATCTTAATAAAAGAGGCACTACGCATTACAATCATAACCTGCATAAAAAGCTTGCTTTCTTATCAGGAAATATTACTATTAAGACAACAAAATGATTCGGAGGCGCATATGGCAAGATTCCGTGCATTAAAAACAGAACTTCGTTCCCTACTGGAGCAGCCGGACTGGGAAGAGTCTTTGCAATACATTGTTTCACTCCCTGCAACACAAACAGTAGGGCCGTTAATGTCGTTTTTCCTTTTCGGTGGAGAAATGAAATGGCGCGCCATTACTGCATTTGGTCTAGTGATGGGAAAACTTGCCAAAGAAGATATTGAGCAAGCGCGCATCATCATGCGTCGCCTGCTATGGCATATGAATGAAGAGTCTGGAAATATTGGCTGGGGTATTGCCGAAGCCATGGCAGAAGCCATGATTAACAGCAAAGTGCTAGCGAATGAATACAACAGAATGCTGCATTCATACGTCCGAGAGACCACAGATGATGATAACTATCTCGACCACCCGCCACTTCGCCGAGGAGTGTATTGGGGACTTGGAAGGATGGCGAAAAAATATCCAGAATTGATGCTCCCATCGACCAGAGCATTATCGTGGGGCTTGCAGGACGAAGACAGCGAAGGTCGTGGACTCTCCGCATGGGCATTAGGTTTTCTCGGTACTGAAGCAAACCTCCCTGCACTGCGAACATTATTGGATGACACCTCAAACGTAGAGCTATTCGACGACAGAACAGTCTGTTGCTCAAATGTTTCGCAACTTGCCCAAAAAGCTATAAACCGAATTGAAAAACGAAATACTGATGCGTAATTAAGCACCAGCAATAAGCATATTACATAAAAGAAACTTCTTCATGATACATTATGAAAAAATGTATCTTACTATTTGGATCAACCAAAAGGGATGGCTACTGCCATCCCTTTTTACTTATCAAGCCACATTTGCAGAAATATCTACTCCCCCTTCCCGCTACTCCCCTAATTCGCAGTCAAGAGGGCGTCCCTCTTGCTCCCGCTGAGAAGCGCCCTCGGAGAGCCGCCGGAGGCATTCGGGGCGCACATTATGCGGACACAAAAATTGGTTTTCAACTATTTGTAATAAAAACATATTGCAGCTAGATTACTTTCATGCAATGGGAAAGAAGGAATATAATTTTATAATTAGTTTACATAGTTACAAAACACATTAGCAAGACAAACCTAAAATCTACTCACAAAACTTAAACCATTGCCTAATCTACCACGAATTAACTATGAAAATTTTTACCTCACTACTGCTAGTAATAATGTCGACTTCTCTAGCATATGCACAAAGTATCATCCCTGTTTCATGTGATGAGATCATTAAGATATCTATCTGCCAAGCAAGTACATTAGACCCACCTGTCCTTACAAAAGAATATCCGTACGTGTATCCAACCGCCTTCCGGTTTAAGCCCGAAGCTGCCCCAAAGTATAAAAAATTTACTGATGCAAATCAAATTGCGACCATCTATCCTGACGGAACAAGAGTTGAATACAGACCTTTTCTCCTATCAACTCCTGCAGGAATTATTGCTAATGACACTCCATATCCAATATCTGTCAACAACCGGCAGATTCACATGTTTTTCAAAAGCAAAAAAGAAGCGTTTGAAGCAGCACACAAGGTTTGCCCCAAAATAAAACCAAAAGCTTACTTTATGTATGACAGCATACTTGAAACGTATCGAAGAACTTCATTCGATATACAGTAAGTTATTTCTTATGATCCATATCACATCTACCATCACAGCATTTTTCATTTCTCTGCTGCTACTCATTAGTTCGACAACTCAAGCACATGCAGAAATTTTACTTCCCGTTTCATGCGATAATGTTACAAAAATATCTGTTGGCCAACTTAAGGCATCAGATTTAGGAATCACCATAGAAGGAAATCCATTTTTATATTTTGTTGCAATATACCTAACAGCAGGGGCAGCAGCGAAATATAACGAATTAGCTTCCTACTCTATAATTTTAGACGTTAGACCTGACGGAACTTTTATTATCGGTAACCCGCTCATTATCTCGACACCTTCAGGATCTTTGACAAGTGATCTCCCATATCAAAATTCGATAAACTCGAGACAACTTATCCTTTTTGTAAAGACTAAAAAAAGGACACTTGAAGCAGCAGAAATGATATGTCCACGCATCATACCAACATATCATTTTTTATATGACTACTTGAATAAACAACGTCAAAAGAATCGCAAAACAGATAATTATGAAATAAAAAAGGGTGGCTATTAGCCACCCTTTTTTATTTCATACCGTACATGCCCGTATATACATTTCTAGCGCCAGAAGCTTCTAACGTAACGCTTCTTTTCTATTCGCAGTCAAGAGGGCGTCCCTCTTGCTCCCGCTGAGAAGCGCCCTCGGAGAGCCGCCGGAGGCATTCGAGGAACACATTATGAGGACACAAAAATTGGTTTTCAACTATTTGTAATGAAAACATATTGCAGCTAGATTTTTTTCATGCAATGGAAAAGAAGGCATATGATTTTATAATTAGTTTATATAGTTACAAGCCACATCAGCAAGACAGACCTAAAAATCTACTCTAGTAAAACGTAAGGGAGCGCTCTCCAGTCTATTCTTACGACTTTTAATTTATTTCAAAAAGATAGAGAAATAGTCGTCAACTATAAACAACCACTGGTAAGGGCTACAGAAAACATTATGTATATCTTCGAAATTATAGTTACATGCTTATTCATCATTCCAGCTGCACTTTTTTTATTTATTATTTTGAGTAGCATACTGTTACGTATCACTGGAATTAATCTCCAAGAACAAGTAACAGCATTTTTTCTTAAAGCTTATGGGTGGCAAGGAGAAGGCACTATTCTCTACGCAAATAAATATGCAAGATGGGGATATGGAATTCTTTTTACCATAGTCTATGGCTCTATATTAATTTCTCAACTAGGAATAATTCTAAGAACAATCAATTTACTTAACATGCTCATATTTATCTTTAGTTGCGTAATCGCTTTTTGTGCATTTTCTAATTTCGTAGGGTCTTACTACAGCGGCGCTGTTTATAATACGAGCGGAATTACTATCAGTCCCTTGGGATTAGCGCAGGGAGTACACATTAAAAGCGAAGAAATAAGCCAGTTACGCATAAGGTCATGTGGCAGCATGTCATTCATTTTTTGCCCACAATGGAATCGA
Proteins encoded in this region:
- a CDS encoding DUF2065 domain-containing protein, whose protein sequence is MQIDWNLLLTALGLAFVLEGLPYVLFADKLPKYLREIAERGPNALRYMGLTAISVGVLLVWLVRH
- a CDS encoding ubiquinone/menaquinone biosynthesis methyltransferase produces the protein MQCSPNEHAREVSGMFSRIARWYDFLNHLLSGGMDFYWRQQLVKATVPGKTGLMLDLAAGTMDVSLEIVRRYPQIKVAALDYCRPMLTTGRKKLTKGRDRRIFPVHADGRTLPLPDNSVDCATISFGIRNIIPREQAFKELNRVLVPGGRLCILEFGTGKHPVWKGFYNLYLKKILPAIGKVFSGDAGAYQYLADTIMAFPTASELSAEMVHAGFDRVYYKPMTSGIVYLHVAQKKAE
- a CDS encoding DVU0298 family protein, producing MARFRALKTELRSLLEQPDWEESLQYIVSLPATQTVGPLMSFFLFGGEMKWRAITAFGLVMGKLAKEDIEQARIIMRRLLWHMNEESGNIGWGIAEAMAEAMINSKVLANEYNRMLHSYVRETTDDDNYLDHPPLRRGVYWGLGRMAKKYPELMLPSTRALSWGLQDEDSEGRGLSAWALGFLGTEANLPALRTLLDDTSNVELFDDRTVCCSNVSQLAQKAINRIEKRNTDA